Sequence from the Arvicola amphibius chromosome 3, mArvAmp1.2, whole genome shotgun sequence genome:
GCACAGGATCTGCCCCCTTTCACGGTACATATCAGCTCCGTGTTCCACCTGTGGCTCCCCATCTGGCCCTTCAGTCTTCCCACAAGGTTAAATCTCCTCCTTTGCAGACAAGCTCAAGCAGCTTGCCCAGACGCACATAGAAAGGATGTGGAAGAGTTATGCTGCTTAGCCTAGGCCTGAATTAACACCAACACTGGGTTTCATGAGCGTGACAAGGAAACAAATCAACTCATGCCATTTGTGAGTAGGTGGTCCCAGTCTCCCACAGACAGAGAGCAAAGATTAGCTATCATAGCTTATGGGAGGGGACATCAAGCAGTTAGAATAGGACAGTATAGACCAGAGCTTTCAGGGACatgtgggaggaggggtgggcagaCAGGATCAGCATCCACTCCTCTTTTGGTGGTCTGGGCATGCTCTCCTGCTGCACACTGGCGACAGTGAGGGCATCGCCAGGAGACGATGAGACTTTGCCTCTGCCCCATCCCTCCTTCAGGACCTCGGAGAAGAGCTCCTTCCCCAGAAAGTGATCCTTTGTTCTAGCCTGACCCTGTTACCAAGGACACAATGACCCTAGAGTCTCCATCCACACGAatcagcttcctgcttcctgactgccctCAGCCCCAGGGACTCCTCCAGCTGCCACCATATGCTTCCTGGCTAGGCTCCGGCCCCCCAGCAGATGGCCAGGCAGCCTTAGGCATAGTCTCTAGGGACTGCTATCACCCTGCCTGACTCTGAGTTGGAAATGGAAAGGCTTGTCTGAGTCTCCCAGCCAGTAGTCAGATTCTCAAGGGCTGCTGGGTATACTTGGCCACCTTTAACAAGCCTCTAACATTCTTAGGGACCAGTGTGGCCTGTAGAAAAGGCTGGAGACTTGTAAATGAAAGCCCCCAATATGCACACTTAATGTCTGCCTGGCACTTTTGCAGTTCAGCATCCATCTCTGTAAAAGGGGGCAAGAAGCACATAAACACTGTTTGCAAGGTTTTGAAGTACATGGGGGAGTTTTGAACAAACCGTCACTGGGGTTAGCATGCTGCTCAGTCTAATGGTGAATTAAAGAGAAGGAAGCTAAAGGAAGACAAACACAGCATTTGGCTGGTGGGCACTCCTTCCCAAGAAGCAGAAGTTCGAATCATGAAAGTGGTGCCTGTGGCTCTCAGCTAGAGCTCGGGTCCTCTTAGACCTTGGCCTCACTGGGTCACcttcagagagatctgccttgGCAGGAGGAAAGCTAGGGGACAAGCTGCTCCTGAGAGAGGACAGCTGGGAGAGCATCTCTCCCAGATCTGTAGCATAGATGCTCTTAAATAAAGGGTTGTGCAAAATACTCATGAACTTGGGAAAGGCTGCATGCTGGGTACCATCTACACTGGTTCACTTTTGTTATCGACACAAACCAGAGtcccctgggaagagggactctcagttGGTTCCATCAGATGGACCTGTGGGAATGTGTGTGTTCGGGGAGAGGTTCTTTTGATTGATGATTGCTGTGGAATGAGCCAGCCCACCATGGGTGATactatccctaggcaggtggactTGTGTTATATAAGAATGCAAGTTGAGCAAGCAAgagagagcaagccaggaggcagtcttccttcatggtttctgctttaattCCCACCCCCCATGGAGTTCCTCTCCTGAGTTCCCTCAGTGACGAACTGTGACCTAGAAgatgaataaagctttttctTTCCTAGTTGGCTTTAAGTCACATTCTAGTTGATATTCCATCACCGAAACAGAAAGCAACAGCATCCTCTTCTAATGAGGAAGCCCTCATGtacagcagtgattctcaaccagGGGTCACATGTgggatatcctgcatatcagcttttacattatgattcctaagatagcaaaagtacagttaggaagtagcagtgaaataattttatgattgggggtagctacaacatgaagaaatgtattaaagggtcacagcattagggaggttgaagGGGCCATGACGTCTCACTCTAAAACACCCACCTCTTTTAGTCAGCCCAGGCTTCCCAATCACCCCACGCCTGTCTCAGGACAAGAAGCACTTTGACCTATTGGAAATGCGGGCTGGCTCTTGGGTCTTGCTGCTTTCATGGTGCTTGCTTGCTCACATTTGTGCTTGTTTCTAGACCATGAATTCTCCCTATGGAGATACGGAAGAGCCCCAGTGCTGTAATACATGTTTAAAGTCTAGAACCATGCCGAGAAGCTGGAGAATTCAGTCTGTGTTAGCTATTGTTAGTGCTCTAGCTTGGGTAACTGCCCCAAATTGGTCACATTGGGGATGGAGCAGGGTGTCGCTCATTGTCATTTTGGGATTCTTACACACGAATGTTGTACATTCTAGGGCCACGGCTGTCTATGCTCCAGGGGGTAGGAAGAGGATCAGGTGGCTGAGGAGGGCAAATGTCTTACCTGTTGCTTCCACCATTCCCTCTAGGATGACTACGACTTCAAACTCTTCCTGTTCCAGCTGAGCACGTGACATCTCCCAGAAAGGGCTCTTCTCATTGATCTCATGGGAGATGATGAGCGGGGACACCAGGAAGAGACGGTCGTCCCCAGTGTCAAAGCCCACATTAATGTCGGTCTGGTTCAAGGGGATGAATTCTCCTTCTTTGGTCTGCCGGGATTTGATAAGCTTGGCGCGAATGGAGGCCTCCACGATGTGGGAGTTTCGGAGGTCACCTACCCGGAACATGAGGCACAGCTTCTCATCGCGCATGGAGATGACGGCATTGTTGGAAAACATGAGGGTCTCTGCTCTCTTCTTTGGCTGGCTGATCTTCACAAACATGCAACCCACCATGAAGGCATTAACGATAGAGCCCAGAATGGCCTGCACCAGAAGGAGTATGATCCCCTCCGGGCACTTCTCGGTGATGACGCGAAAACCATACCCAATGGTTGTTTCTGTCTCAATGGAGAACAGGAAGGCAGACACGAACCCACTGAGGTTTTCAACACAAGGGATCCACTCTTGGTCACCCACATGGTCCAGATCACCTCGGACGTAAGCAATGAGCCACCAAATGAAGCCGAAGAACAGCCACGTGATGGTGTAGACCATGGTGAAGACCAGAAGGTTGAAGCGCCATTTGAGGTCCACCAGGGTGGTGAAGAGGTCACTTAGGTAGCGGTAGGTCTCCTGAACATTACCATGGTGCACATTGCACTTGCCACTCTTCTCCATGTAGCGCTGGCGCGGCTTCTTGCCTTCTGCCAGCAGGCGAGTGCGGTCGGTGGCGATAGGGATGTATTCCCGTGCCTGCTTGGGAATCTTCTTGTGGTCCTGGGACGTGACTCCTATCTCCATGTCTTTGTTCGTAGCTTTCCTAGAATCGCCAACCATAGCTGAGATACAATGAATTAAATGACACCATCATTAGTGAAGTGGCCTGTTCTGAGTACAGACCTGGAACTGGAGGCTGCTCCATTCTGGGGATTCTCAAGTGTGTCTCTTCTAGGGTACAGTGTCCCAGACTCTGAAATTCTCAAGGGCTGGGGCCAGGTACTCTTACAGCATTTCTTTGTATCCCCGGTGCCACTGGGATCTTGGATGTGGCACATGCTCAGGactttgttgaatgaataaaactGGGGGCCGGTCACACATGAAGTGTTTAAGGTATTTGGAGAAATCTGAgaacaatttgaaaaataataattgccACACTTTATTAAATGCTTATTATGCTTCATGGATTGTCACTTGTGATTAGCATAATAGCCTGTTGGAGTTAGTGACTGCAATCTCCATTATATACTGCATAGAgtgcatttctttcttctaaaaggagatttagtttttaaaaatatgtatgcatgttttgcctgtatggGTATGTGCCCTGTGTGCATGCCAGGTGCCCGTGGAGCCAGCAAAGACATTGGACCCTCTGGGAATGGAGtctcagacagttgtgagctgccatgcaggtgtgTCTGAAtacaggccctctgcaagagcagcaagtgctcttagccactgagccattcctgcaTCCCTTCATGAGGATTTCTAATATTTTGTTAGGATACAGGGTCCTCAAGTGCAAGgatttgtgtctgtgtttcttgCTACATTCCAAACACAAAACCGGGATAAATTGCCTTACCCAGACTGGTTCAAAAGCACTGCTGCATGAAGAGtttaaagataaacataaaaGCAGGGGAAGAGGGTATCAAGGTCAATTTTGGGATCCCTACCCACGTGGCCCCAAGCCTGTGCTTCCCTCTACAGACCACTGCCTTCCTCCCTT
This genomic interval carries:
- the Kcnj5 gene encoding G protein-activated inward rectifier potassium channel 4 isoform X2, with the translated sequence MEIGVTSQDHKKIPKQAREYIPIATDRTRLLAEGKKPRQRYMEKSGKCNVHHGNVQETYRYLSDLFTTLVDLKWRFNLLVFTMVYTITWLFFGFIWWLIAYVRGDLDHVGDQEWIPCVENLSGFVSAFLFSIETETTIGYGFRVITEKCPEGIILLLVQAILGSIVNAFMVGCMFVKISQPKKRAETLMFSNNAVISMRDEKLCLMFRVGDLRNSHIVEASIRAKLIKSRQTKEGEFIPLNQTDINVGFDTGDDRLFLVSPLIISHEINEKSPFWEMSRAQLEQEEFEVVVILEGMVEATGMTCQARSSYMDTEVLWGHRFTPVLTLEKGFYEVDYNTFHDTYETNTPSCCAKELAEMKRNGGLLPSPPLLGGCAEAGRDAEAEQDGEDEPNGLSVSQATRGSM
- the Kcnj5 gene encoding G protein-activated inward rectifier potassium channel 4 isoform X1, coding for MVGDSRKATNKDMEIGVTSQDHKKIPKQAREYIPIATDRTRLLAEGKKPRQRYMEKSGKCNVHHGNVQETYRYLSDLFTTLVDLKWRFNLLVFTMVYTITWLFFGFIWWLIAYVRGDLDHVGDQEWIPCVENLSGFVSAFLFSIETETTIGYGFRVITEKCPEGIILLLVQAILGSIVNAFMVGCMFVKISQPKKRAETLMFSNNAVISMRDEKLCLMFRVGDLRNSHIVEASIRAKLIKSRQTKEGEFIPLNQTDINVGFDTGDDRLFLVSPLIISHEINEKSPFWEMSRAQLEQEEFEVVVILEGMVEATGMTCQARSSYMDTEVLWGHRFTPVLTLEKGFYEVDYNTFHDTYETNTPSCCAKELAEMKRNGGLLPSPPLLGGCAEAGRDAEAEQDGEDEPNGLSVSQATRGSM